From the genome of Solidesulfovibrio carbinolicus, one region includes:
- a CDS encoding MBL fold metallo-hydrolase, translated as MSPVRHAGLSLPRRQGQRRASADRPGGRLSRAANHNTVLTLLGTTGGMTWWPDCDRASASQALAVGDALYVIDLGFGATRRLAQAFNRGQYLRRGRERIQGDLTTFLANVRAVFLTHLHMDHLGDYATFLEVGARSGYGGGKSLVVIGPGERGRLEENHSGYAGGIMTAEAGGGCPATPTPGTKRMTELLLQAFAQNFNDCARDEGYPDLTRILDVREIGDPAAIPWPAGFAPPDPGRPWTAADTCPAMAPFAVYEDDRLRVTAVLVDHFQVYPSFAYRFDTDDGGVVISGDTGPDTRGNLQRLARGADVLVHEVIDQAWIESAFAGVDRNHPAWPLYDHVMTAHTSSADLGRVAASCQVKTLVLSHIAPGNTPPWRFQAIKRDFPGRLVVGEDLMEIGIGRPLGRPGARRRAD; from the coding sequence ATGAGTCCAGTTCGCCATGCAGGCTTGAGCTTGCCGCGTCGTCAAGGGCAGCGCCGGGCTTCCGCCGACCGTCCGGGCGGCCGTCTGTCCCGGGCGGCCAACCACAACACCGTGCTCACGCTGCTTGGCACCACCGGCGGCATGACCTGGTGGCCGGACTGCGACCGGGCCAGCGCCTCCCAGGCCTTGGCCGTGGGCGACGCGCTTTACGTCATCGACCTCGGCTTCGGCGCGACCCGTCGCCTGGCCCAGGCCTTCAACCGGGGCCAATACCTCCGGCGCGGCCGGGAGCGCATCCAGGGCGATCTGACCACCTTCCTGGCCAATGTGCGGGCCGTGTTCCTGACCCATCTGCACATGGACCACCTGGGTGACTACGCGACCTTTCTCGAAGTCGGGGCGCGTTCGGGCTACGGCGGCGGTAAAAGTCTCGTCGTCATCGGCCCGGGCGAACGGGGACGGCTGGAGGAGAACCATTCGGGCTACGCCGGCGGCATCATGACGGCCGAAGCCGGGGGCGGCTGTCCGGCCACGCCCACGCCCGGAACGAAACGCATGACCGAGCTGCTGCTGCAGGCTTTTGCCCAGAACTTCAACGACTGCGCCCGCGACGAAGGCTACCCCGACCTCACCCGCATTCTCGACGTCCGGGAGATCGGCGACCCGGCGGCCATCCCCTGGCCGGCCGGTTTTGCCCCGCCCGATCCCGGCCGGCCCTGGACCGCCGCCGACACCTGCCCGGCCATGGCACCGTTTGCCGTCTACGAGGACGACCGGCTGCGGGTTACGGCCGTGCTGGTCGACCATTTCCAGGTCTACCCAAGCTTTGCCTACCGCTTCGACACCGACGACGGCGGCGTCGTCATCTCCGGCGATACCGGGCCGGACACGCGCGGCAATCTCCAGCGCCTGGCCCGTGGGGCCGACGTGCTGGTCCACGAGGTCATCGACCAGGCCTGGATCGAGTCCGCCTTTGCCGGCGTTGACAGGAACCATCCGGCCTGGCCGCTGTATGACCACGTCATGACCGCCCACACCAGCTCGGCCGATCTGGGTCGGGTGGCCGCCTCCTGCCAGGTCAAGACGTTGGTGCTTAGCCACATCGCCCCGGGCAATACGCCGCCCTGGCGTTTCCAGGCCATCAAGCGCGACTTCCCGGGCCGGCTTGTCGTTGGCGAGGACCTTATGGAGATCGGCATCGGCCGGCCTCTCGGACGCCCGGGGGCTCGACGCCGGGCTGACTGA
- a CDS encoding SphA family protein, with protein sequence MPTFPNAARRLHVARLLLALAVWAVCAAAPVPARAAEGGVSHYILGAYGDFLMGYIPAGGFYVRNDTFYQSAHMDKSLKGGRAYAGVDSTMAMNLTKLSYLFDVPAMGGFLGVGVGVPIIINEHITGDLAADWSHKSRATGLETPHHLAYGGGGDRGGLSDIFLMPVIAGWNFGECHLVVSPIIFLPTGYYNPKKLTNLGMNYASFDGNVAFTWLSKSKIEFSVNAGYMINTENQTTSYLTGNQIHADWTLAYHFNERLALGAVGYLFAQTTPDSGSGAKLGSFLSSGTGIGPAITYTVPVGGKELMLITKWLHGLGASNSPIGDTVYASFAVKF encoded by the coding sequence ATGCCGACTTTTCCAAACGCCGCCAGACGTCTTCACGTCGCACGACTCCTTCTCGCCCTGGCCGTCTGGGCCGTTTGCGCCGCCGCGCCGGTCCCGGCCCGGGCCGCCGAGGGCGGGGTAAGCCACTACATCCTCGGCGCCTACGGCGATTTCCTCATGGGCTATATCCCGGCCGGCGGGTTTTACGTGCGAAACGACACCTTCTACCAGTCCGCCCACATGGATAAGTCCCTCAAAGGCGGCCGGGCCTATGCCGGGGTCGATTCCACCATGGCGATGAACCTCACCAAGCTCTCCTACCTGTTCGACGTGCCGGCCATGGGCGGTTTTCTCGGCGTGGGCGTGGGCGTGCCGATCATCATAAACGAGCACATCACCGGCGATCTGGCCGCCGACTGGAGCCACAAGTCGCGCGCAACCGGCCTGGAAACGCCCCATCACCTGGCCTACGGCGGCGGCGGCGACCGGGGCGGGCTGTCCGACATCTTCCTCATGCCGGTCATCGCCGGCTGGAACTTCGGCGAATGCCATCTAGTCGTGTCGCCCATCATCTTTTTGCCGACCGGCTACTACAATCCCAAGAAACTCACCAACCTCGGCATGAACTACGCCAGCTTCGACGGCAACGTGGCCTTCACCTGGCTGTCCAAGAGCAAGATCGAATTTTCGGTCAACGCCGGCTACATGATCAACACCGAAAACCAGACCACCAGCTACCTGACCGGCAACCAGATCCACGCCGACTGGACCCTGGCCTACCATTTCAACGAGCGTCTGGCCCTGGGCGCGGTGGGTTACCTTTTTGCCCAGACCACGCCGGATTCCGGCTCCGGGGCCAAGCTGGGCTCCTTTCTCTCCTCGGGCACGGGCATCGGCCCGGCCATCACCTACACCGTGCCCGTGGGCGGCAAGGAGTTGATGCTTATAACTAAGTGGCTCCACGGCCTGGGCGCGTCCAACAGCCCCATCGGCGACACGGTTTACGCTTCGTTTGCCGTCAAGTTTTAG
- a CDS encoding translation initiation factor Sui1, which yields MPPKRPADSVPVYSTDAGRLCPGCGHAPAACSCAAAKAPAGDGVVRISRQTKGRKGKGVCLVTGVPLVGKELDALARELKQRLGCGGAVKDGVIEIQGDNRELLAAELKKRGYVVKLAGG from the coding sequence ATGCCGCCCAAACGCCCCGCCGATTCCGTGCCTGTCTATTCCACCGACGCCGGCCGCCTGTGCCCGGGCTGCGGCCACGCCCCGGCGGCCTGTTCCTGCGCCGCCGCCAAGGCTCCGGCCGGGGACGGCGTGGTGCGCATTAGCCGCCAGACCAAGGGCCGCAAGGGCAAAGGCGTGTGCCTGGTCACCGGAGTGCCCCTGGTCGGCAAGGAACTCGACGCCCTGGCCCGGGAACTCAAGCAGCGCCTGGGCTGCGGCGGCGCGGTCAAGGACGGCGTCATCGAGATTCAGGGCGACAACCGCGAGCTGCTGGCCGCCGAACTCAAAAAGCGCGGCTACGTCGTCAAGCTGGCCGGCGGCTGA
- a CDS encoding esterase/lipase family protein, with protein sequence MTILGWLIALPLAVGAVVAGVSYAAFGWFALAGRAVLLSRGCPGRRAACVLRGLASALVAQAIMVTAYPLGPLFQARRKPGRLNGQDNDAAPVVVCLHGLYHNPSAFWRIRWALGRAGINRVLILGYPSFRDDFETEAARLAARLRELVPPRAPVCFLGHSLGGLMARRLAAESDFCGRTRCVVTLGTPHQGSALARLAVGKLGRSLTPESKLFGCLNALPDPPGARLVALASPVDNLVVPDRGLVPDRPGWELECTEPVSHVAMLYAGATVSRAVALVAACVGGGRA encoded by the coding sequence ATGACCATCCTTGGCTGGCTGATCGCCTTGCCCTTGGCCGTGGGCGCGGTGGTGGCCGGGGTGAGCTACGCCGCTTTTGGCTGGTTTGCCCTGGCCGGACGGGCCGTGCTACTGTCCCGGGGCTGCCCCGGACGTCGGGCCGCCTGCGTGCTGCGGGGGCTGGCCTCGGCCCTGGTCGCCCAGGCGATCATGGTGACCGCCTATCCCCTGGGGCCGCTTTTCCAGGCTCGCCGCAAACCCGGCCGTCTCAATGGGCAGGACAACGACGCGGCCCCGGTGGTCGTGTGCCTGCACGGCCTCTACCACAACCCCTCGGCCTTCTGGCGCATCCGGTGGGCCCTTGGCCGAGCCGGGATCAACCGCGTCCTGATCCTGGGGTATCCGAGCTTTCGGGACGATTTCGAGACCGAGGCGGCCCGGCTGGCCGCGCGCCTGCGGGAGCTCGTGCCGCCCCGCGCCCCGGTCTGTTTTCTCGGCCACAGCCTGGGCGGCCTCATGGCCCGGCGGCTGGCCGCAGAGTCGGATTTTTGCGGCCGCACCCGCTGCGTCGTGACCCTTGGCACACCGCACCAGGGCAGCGCCCTGGCCCGACTGGCCGTGGGGAAACTTGGCCGCTCGCTGACCCCGGAGAGTAAACTCTTTGGCTGCCTGAACGCCTTGCCCGATCCGCCCGGAGCGCGGCTGGTCGCCCTGGCCTCGCCCGTGGACAACCTGGTCGTGCCCGACCGCGGACTTGTGCCCGACCGACCGGGCTGGGAACTGGAGTGCACCGAGCCGGTCTCCCACGTGGCCATGCTCTATGCCGGCGCGACCGTGTCCCGGGCCGTGGCCCTCGTCGCGGCCTGCGTTGGCGGTGGCCGGGCCTGA
- a CDS encoding type IV pilus twitching motility protein PilT: MEKFKRLVASCVRSNVSDLHLRADKPAAARKNGQLHFQRDIVFSAAELDDLLTSLTTDRQRRILAERWSVDFSARLTESQMRLNAFHTADGLGLAVRFLPASAPSFEDLNLHPSLRALCARPFGLILICGPTGNGKSTTIAAMLREINETRPAHVVTLEDPIEYRFASDRSLIDQRELGAHFQSFEQGLQDVLREDADVIVVGELREPETMRLTVNAAESGHLVIATLHAATAEEALLRLCNAFAPDAQDFVRSQLASCLCAVVVQHLEFLPKAGFRVPVLSMAVSAPALRNIIRENRFNQIENLQQAGKAEGMFTFERYRQEFLEAKAKLTPPALAFRSSGQAAPPIRPAPEQPGLSLAQPPQAPPCPPEPRQPPKAVHELEGEAPEPYRIDDAVSLEELVAQMHGKTP, encoded by the coding sequence ATGGAAAAATTCAAACGACTGGTTGCTTCGTGCGTGCGCAGCAACGTTTCCGATTTGCACCTGCGGGCGGACAAGCCAGCGGCCGCCCGCAAAAACGGCCAACTGCACTTTCAGCGCGACATCGTCTTTAGCGCCGCGGAACTTGACGATCTGCTGACCAGCCTGACCACCGACCGTCAGCGCCGCATCCTGGCCGAACGCTGGTCCGTGGACTTCTCGGCCCGCCTGACCGAGTCGCAGATGCGCCTTAACGCCTTCCACACCGCCGACGGCCTGGGGCTGGCCGTGCGGTTTCTGCCGGCCTCGGCCCCGAGCTTCGAGGATTTGAACCTCCATCCGTCCCTGCGCGCCCTGTGCGCCCGGCCCTTTGGGCTTATCCTCATCTGCGGCCCCACGGGCAACGGCAAGTCCACCACCATCGCGGCCATGCTGCGCGAGATCAACGAAACCCGTCCGGCCCATGTGGTGACCTTGGAAGACCCCATCGAATACCGCTTCGCCTCGGACCGCTCGCTCATTGACCAGCGCGAGCTTGGGGCGCACTTTCAAAGCTTCGAGCAAGGCCTTCAGGACGTGCTGCGCGAGGATGCCGACGTCATTGTGGTCGGCGAGCTGCGCGAACCGGAGACCATGCGCCTGACCGTAAACGCCGCCGAATCCGGCCATCTGGTCATCGCCACCCTCCACGCCGCCACGGCCGAGGAAGCGCTGTTGCGCCTGTGCAACGCCTTTGCCCCGGACGCCCAGGACTTCGTCCGCTCCCAACTGGCCTCCTGCCTCTGCGCGGTGGTGGTGCAGCATCTGGAATTTTTGCCCAAGGCCGGCTTTCGCGTCCCGGTGCTGTCCATGGCCGTCAGCGCCCCGGCCCTGCGCAACATCATCCGGGAAAACCGCTTCAACCAGATCGAAAACCTCCAACAGGCCGGCAAGGCCGAGGGCATGTTCACCTTCGAGCGCTACCGCCAGGAATTTCTGGAAGCCAAGGCCAAGCTGACCCCGCCGGCCCTGGCCTTCCGATCCTCGGGCCAGGCCGCGCCGCCCATCCGTCCGGCCCCGGAGCAGCCCGGCCTGAGCCTGGCCCAGCCGCCCCAGGCCCCGCCTTGCCCACCCGAGCCGCGCCAGCCGCCAAAGGCCGTCCACGAGCTCGAAGGCGAGGCCCCCGAACCCTACCGCATTGACGACGCCGTCTCCCTGGAGGAATTGGTGGCCCAGATGCACGGCAAGACGCCCTGA